One genomic window of Undibacterium cyanobacteriorum includes the following:
- a CDS encoding DUF5989 family protein, translating into MSFLKELFAFMKARKKFWLVPILLVMALLGVLIVLAQGSAIAPFIYTLF; encoded by the coding sequence TTGTCGTTTCTCAAAGAACTATTTGCCTTCATGAAGGCCAGAAAAAAATTCTGGTTGGTTCCCATCCTGTTAGTGATGGCACTCTTAGGCGTGCTTATCGTGTTAGCACAAGGCAGCGCTATCGCTCCTTTTATTTACACCTTGTTCTAA
- a CDS encoding SxtJ family membrane protein, which produces MSSDRNFGFIMCAFFAIIALLPLRHGHEPRLWAGIIALTFLIPALFFSRILHPLNRAWMHFGELLSKIVSPIAMGIVFFGAITPFALIMRLFGKRPLDLKPNPKVVSYWKKRDPAGPDPQSMKDQF; this is translated from the coding sequence ATGTCGAGCGATCGAAATTTCGGTTTCATCATGTGCGCTTTCTTCGCTATCATCGCCCTACTCCCGCTACGTCATGGCCATGAACCACGATTATGGGCAGGTATTATTGCACTCACCTTTCTGATTCCAGCCTTATTTTTCTCACGCATCTTGCATCCCTTGAATCGCGCATGGATGCATTTTGGTGAGCTCTTATCGAAGATCGTCAGCCCGATCGCCATGGGCATTGTTTTCTTTGGCGCAATTACCCCATTTGCACTCATCATGCGCTTGTTTGGCAAAAGACCTCTCGATCTCAAGCCGAATCCCAAGGTGGTGAGTTACTGGAAAAAACGCGATCCAGCCGGCCCCGACCCGCAATCTATGAAAGACCAGTTTTAG